One uncultured Caproiciproducens sp. DNA segment encodes these proteins:
- a CDS encoding AEC family transporter — translation MLSSFFTIFQKAIILFIMISVGYFCGKTGMITKRGSRQINAILLNVVTPCLIVSSLQSMIGKIGIHNLMSASFWSMIAIGLSVLVSMLFFRKNPDHQKKILRFAAGYSNSGFMGIPLVEAVFGSTGVAYAAMYNVVFNFFIWTHGIMSISNKKTFEYKKIICNPGIMGLLIAFPLFAFSFKLPDIVAFPIDYFASMNTPLAMIVVGNYISGIKLRELFIDRDLYKLSVIRLILIPCLTLAVMLPFHIEKTIASATLLLCSAPTAAITAMFAVQFGGDAKLAAKSVALTTLLSVATMPFFCALAKQLF, via the coding sequence ATGCTGTCGTCGTTTTTTACAATCTTCCAAAAGGCGATTATCCTTTTTATTATGATTTCCGTTGGTTATTTCTGCGGTAAAACAGGTATGATAACAAAGCGCGGCTCACGGCAAATTAACGCCATTTTGCTAAATGTCGTGACCCCTTGCCTGATTGTATCCTCTCTGCAGAGTATGATTGGAAAGATTGGCATTCACAATTTGATGTCAGCCAGTTTCTGGTCGATGATCGCCATCGGGCTTTCCGTTCTTGTCAGTATGCTGTTTTTTCGCAAAAATCCCGATCATCAAAAGAAAATCCTTCGTTTTGCCGCCGGTTATTCAAACAGCGGATTCATGGGAATTCCTCTTGTGGAAGCCGTTTTCGGCAGTACGGGAGTCGCCTATGCCGCGATGTACAATGTGGTGTTTAATTTTTTTATCTGGACCCACGGAATAATGAGCATCAGTAACAAGAAAACTTTTGAATATAAGAAAATCATATGCAATCCGGGAATTATGGGGCTATTAATTGCTTTTCCCCTTTTTGCTTTTTCCTTTAAATTGCCGGATATTGTTGCATTTCCCATTGACTATTTTGCTTCTATGAACACCCCTCTTGCCATGATTGTCGTGGGCAATTATATTTCCGGGATCAAACTCAGGGAGCTGTTCATTGACCGGGACCTTTATAAGCTTTCAGTCATACGGCTGATCTTAATCCCCTGTTTGACACTTGCAGTGATGCTTCCCTTTCATATCGAAAAAACAATTGCTTCCGCCACACTGCTCCTTTGTTCCGCTCCTACGGCGGCAATCACGGCAATGTTTGCGGTTCAATTCGGCGGCGACGCAAAGCTCGCTGCGAAATCCGTAGCGCTGACCACCCTTCTTTCCGTAGCAACAATGCCTTTTTTCTGCGCTTTGGCAAAGCAGCTGTTCTGA
- a CDS encoding HAD-IIB family hydrolase, with amino-acid sequence MPKIGMRTIKSSVAVFLCFVIYLIRGDGIPFYSAIAAVLCMQPYVSNSRKVAFNRIIGTFIGGISGMLIMMVEKRFIPSEAPILKYLLISAAIIPLIYITVLAKKTSASYITCVVFMSITISHGLDANPYFFAMNRILDTLIGIFVSLGVNAFHLPRGKNEQLLFVSDLDGTLTDSGGNISNYTKIKLNQLLQRGAMITVASARSSSSIEPILKGIPFPLPIITMNGAALYDMKGKTYLYSKNIPYSTAKEVLGVFEKYGLNCFVHTIINDILHIYYGDFTNAAEEKFYHTHKLHPLKNYIYNPLPKDRDVVYIMAVDRLDMIQKLYKDILNLSCSDQINATYYADQYNEGFYFLEIYSVDASKENAVLELKKRYALEKVAAFGDDESDAAMIAAADYGYAVANAADYLKQVAPHIIGSQDSDAVVKTMEKLFHSRKLG; translated from the coding sequence ATGCCTAAAATTGGAATGCGGACTATTAAATCCTCTGTTGCTGTCTTCCTATGCTTTGTCATTTATTTAATACGGGGCGACGGAATCCCGTTTTATTCCGCTATAGCGGCTGTCCTGTGCATGCAGCCGTATGTCTCCAACAGCCGAAAGGTTGCGTTCAACCGCATCATCGGCACTTTTATCGGGGGCATTTCCGGCATGCTGATTATGATGGTTGAAAAACGTTTTATTCCTTCGGAAGCACCAATCTTAAAATATCTGCTGATTTCCGCCGCAATAATTCCGCTGATTTACATTACCGTGCTGGCGAAAAAAACATCCGCGTCGTATATTACCTGCGTCGTTTTTATGAGCATAACCATTTCGCACGGATTGGACGCCAATCCTTATTTTTTCGCGATGAACAGAATTCTTGATACACTGATCGGTATTTTTGTATCGCTCGGCGTTAACGCGTTTCATCTGCCCCGGGGCAAAAACGAACAGCTTTTATTTGTGAGCGATCTTGACGGCACATTGACGGACTCCGGCGGCAATATCAGCAATTACACCAAAATAAAGCTGAATCAGCTTTTGCAGAGAGGCGCAATGATCACTGTGGCAAGCGCTCGTTCCTCCTCCTCCATCGAACCGATTCTGAAAGGAATTCCTTTTCCGCTTCCGATTATAACGATGAACGGCGCAGCGCTGTATGATATGAAGGGAAAGACCTACCTGTACAGTAAAAACATTCCTTACTCCACGGCAAAAGAAGTGCTTGGGGTATTTGAAAAATATGGACTGAACTGCTTTGTGCATACGATCATCAACGATATTCTGCATATTTATTACGGCGATTTTACAAATGCGGCGGAAGAAAAATTTTACCATACTCACAAACTGCATCCCCTGAAAAACTATATTTACAACCCGCTGCCTAAAGACCGTGACGTTGTGTATATCATGGCGGTTGACAGACTGGATATGATTCAAAAGCTGTATAAAGATATTCTGAATCTGAGCTGCTCGGATCAGATTAACGCGACCTATTACGCGGACCAATACAACGAAGGATTTTATTTTCTGGAAATTTACAGCGTGGATGCCTCTAAAGAAAATGCCGTCCTTGAACTAAAAAAACGGTACGCTCTGGAAAAGGTCGCCGCTTTCGGCGACGATGAAAGCGATGCCGCGATGATTGCAGCTGCGGACTACGGCTATGCGGTTGCAAATGCGGCGGACTACCTGAAACAAGTCGCGCCGCACATCATCGGCAGCCAGGACAGCGACGCCGTCGTCAAAACGATGGAAAAATTGTTTCATTCCAGAAAATTAGGGTGA
- a CDS encoding CrcB family protein, whose amino-acid sequence MKNILSIGIGGAMGTMARFAVHQIALSSGLGDRAFFAMLINISGSFLLGLALAYFAERVTKPEIKLGITTGFLGGYTSFSTLCKESIGFYLSDDLVSFSVYVAVSVCLGLSAAWAGMQAAKRLMRREDAE is encoded by the coding sequence ATGAAAAATATCTTATCCATCGGAATTGGCGGCGCAATGGGAACTATGGCAAGGTTTGCCGTTCATCAAATTGCTCTTTCGTCCGGATTAGGCGATCGTGCGTTCTTTGCCATGCTTATCAATATCAGCGGCAGTTTTTTGCTTGGTCTGGCCCTTGCTTATTTTGCGGAACGGGTTACTAAGCCGGAAATTAAGCTGGGGATCACCACCGGATTTTTAGGCGGATATACTTCGTTTTCCACACTCTGTAAAGAATCTATCGGGTTTTATCTATCGGATGATCTGGTATCTTTCTCTGTTTATGTTGCCGTTTCAGTGTGTTTGGGTTTAAGTGCCGCGTGGGCGGGAATGCAGGCTGCGAAGCGCCTCATGCGCCGGGAGGACGCCGAATGA
- a CDS encoding CrcB family protein: MNWILLCIGGACGAMARYKIGEILLKHSKDGFPLSALLINISGALLFGIICGLGFSGNPYLLFGDGFCGAFTTFSTFSVESVKLIKSGEIRKSVLFIGLSITFGLILFLGGHMAGKLFTDA; encoded by the coding sequence ATGAACTGGATTTTGCTGTGCATTGGCGGCGCATGCGGCGCCATGGCTCGCTATAAAATCGGAGAAATTCTTTTGAAACATTCAAAAGATGGGTTTCCGTTGAGCGCGCTGCTTATTAATATAAGCGGAGCTTTGCTGTTCGGCATTATTTGCGGACTGGGTTTTAGCGGCAATCCGTATCTGCTTTTCGGCGACGGCTTTTGCGGCGCCTTCACAACATTCTCCACATTCTCAGTAGAGAGTGTGAAATTGATAAAAAGCGGTGAAATCAGAAAATCAGTCCTTTTTATCGGACTGTCGATTACATTTGGTTTAATCTTATTTCTTGGAGGGCACATGGCGGGGAAATTATTTACGGATGCTTAA
- a CDS encoding heavy metal translocating P-type ATPase — protein sequence MNRKFNVTGMTCSACSANVEKSVKKLNGVHSVNVNLLSNNMTVDYDEAVTNDAEVIRAVDNAGYGASVFSRKATTNAKNQPAENPVKIELKSMKTRLIVSFAFLIPLLYLSMHHMLSEWIGLPVPDFIKTAFHGAENGVVFAFAQFLLLLPIAYVNRKYFQVGFKTLAKRSPNMDSLIAIGSTAAIVYGVFAIFRIGYSLGHGDMETADHFLMDLYFESAGTILTLITLGKYLETRSKGKTSEAITKLMDLAPKTAVVIRDEVEVEIPVEEVVIGDILPVRPGQSIPVDGTIVEGSSSVDQSALTGESIPVEKHVGDKVIAATINKTGFFKFEAQKVGDDTTLAKIIELVEDASSSKAPIAKLADKISGIFVPVVICIAIISAVAWLLAGQSFEFALSIGIAVLVISCPCALGLATPVAIMVGTGKGASNGILIKSAESLEIAHTINTVVLDKTGTITEGKPKVTDIIVTKLITEEKLLEIAASIEKPSEHPLADAIVDKAEQSGIELKAIEKFDSFSGQGVAAVLEGEQYFAGNLAMMNSRQIDVSSLQSTCDALAEDGKTPLYFAQGQNLLGVIAVADVVKPTSFEAIEQFKAMGIDVVMLTGDNKRTAEAIRRQLHIDRVVADVMPQDKESEIRRIQESGKKVAMVGDGINDAPALARADVGIAIGAGTDIAIESADIVLMKSDLLDAVTAVQLSKAVIRNIKENLFWAFFYNSIGIPLAAGVFFSLLRWKLNPMFGAAAMSLSSVCVVSNALRLKLFKPHRLSVNRKQSRIEIETQTETETEGDQSEMKKIITIKGMSCEHCQARVEKALNAIEGVEAKVDLKKNNATVSLKTEVSDEVLKNAVNEAGYEAVSVEEKKSLFGK from the coding sequence ATGAATAGAAAATTTAATGTAACGGGCATGACTTGTTCAGCATGCTCAGCGAATGTAGAAAAAAGCGTTAAAAAACTGAATGGAGTGCATTCCGTGAATGTCAATCTGTTGTCAAACAATATGACAGTGGACTATGACGAGGCGGTGACGAACGATGCCGAAGTGATCAGGGCGGTTGACAACGCAGGGTACGGCGCTTCCGTATTCTCTCGTAAAGCAACTACAAACGCAAAGAATCAACCGGCTGAAAACCCGGTTAAAATTGAATTAAAGTCGATGAAGACACGCTTGATTGTTTCTTTTGCGTTTTTAATTCCGCTTCTGTATCTTTCCATGCACCACATGCTCAGTGAATGGATTGGCCTTCCGGTACCGGACTTTATCAAGACGGCATTCCATGGGGCAGAAAACGGTGTAGTGTTTGCATTCGCGCAGTTTTTACTGCTTCTGCCGATCGCTTACGTCAACCGAAAGTACTTTCAGGTGGGCTTTAAAACCCTTGCGAAAAGATCGCCCAACATGGACTCGCTGATCGCAATTGGCTCGACGGCCGCGATTGTTTATGGTGTATTTGCCATTTTCAGGATTGGTTACAGTTTGGGACACGGCGATATGGAGACAGCGGATCATTTTTTGATGGATCTTTATTTTGAATCGGCAGGAACTATTTTGACGCTGATTACGCTTGGAAAGTATCTTGAAACAAGATCAAAAGGGAAAACGTCGGAAGCGATAACCAAACTGATGGATCTGGCACCGAAAACCGCCGTTGTCATTCGGGATGAAGTTGAAGTTGAAATTCCGGTGGAAGAAGTAGTGATCGGTGATATTCTGCCGGTGCGCCCCGGTCAAAGCATTCCGGTGGACGGAACCATTGTTGAGGGAAGTTCCTCTGTTGATCAGTCCGCGCTGACCGGTGAAAGCATTCCGGTTGAAAAGCATGTTGGGGACAAGGTAATTGCCGCAACCATCAACAAAACAGGATTTTTTAAATTTGAGGCTCAAAAGGTCGGAGACGACACGACGCTCGCAAAAATCATCGAGCTGGTGGAGGATGCGAGTTCCTCAAAAGCACCGATTGCAAAGCTTGCGGATAAAATCAGCGGAATATTTGTTCCAGTGGTCATCTGCATTGCGATTATTTCCGCAGTTGCGTGGCTGCTTGCCGGACAGTCGTTTGAATTTGCGCTTTCCATCGGTATTGCTGTGCTGGTTATTTCCTGTCCATGTGCGCTGGGGCTTGCTACTCCCGTTGCCATTATGGTCGGTACGGGAAAGGGCGCCTCAAACGGTATTCTGATTAAATCAGCGGAATCACTGGAAATCGCACATACCATCAATACTGTGGTTCTTGATAAAACCGGCACCATCACCGAAGGAAAACCGAAGGTGACGGATATTATTGTTACAAAACTGATTACTGAAGAAAAACTGCTTGAAATCGCAGCTTCCATTGAAAAACCTTCGGAACATCCGCTTGCGGACGCAATTGTGGACAAAGCGGAACAATCAGGCATAGAATTAAAAGCCATAGAAAAATTTGATTCCTTTTCAGGGCAGGGTGTTGCCGCAGTTTTGGAAGGAGAGCAATACTTTGCAGGAAATCTTGCGATGATGAACAGCAGGCAGATTGATGTATCCTCCCTTCAGAGTACCTGTGATGCACTCGCCGAAGACGGGAAAACGCCGCTGTATTTTGCGCAGGGACAAAACCTGCTGGGTGTGATTGCAGTGGCGGATGTCGTGAAACCTACGAGTTTTGAAGCCATTGAACAATTTAAAGCAATGGGTATTGACGTGGTCATGCTAACGGGCGATAATAAAAGAACAGCCGAAGCGATTCGCCGTCAGCTTCATATTGACAGAGTGGTGGCGGATGTAATGCCGCAGGATAAGGAAAGTGAAATCCGAAGGATTCAGGAAAGCGGCAAAAAGGTCGCTATGGTTGGTGACGGCATCAACGACGCTCCCGCGCTTGCGAGAGCGGATGTAGGTATTGCCATTGGAGCGGGAACGGATATTGCCATTGAATCGGCGGATATTGTGCTGATGAAAAGCGATCTGCTGGATGCTGTCACCGCAGTACAGTTGAGCAAGGCCGTTATCCGCAACATTAAGGAAAATTTGTTTTGGGCATTCTTTTACAACAGCATTGGTATTCCGCTCGCGGCCGGCGTGTTCTTTTCACTGCTCCGCTGGAAGCTGAACCCGATGTTCGGTGCGGCGGCTATGAGCCTAAGCTCCGTATGCGTGGTTTCCAATGCTTTGAGGCTGAAACTGTTTAAGCCGCACAGATTATCCGTAAATCGCAAACAAAGTAGAATTGAAATTGAAACTCAAACAGAAACAGAAACAGAAGGAGATCAATCTGAAATGAAAAAAATCATTACAATCAAAGGTATGAGCTGTGAGCACTGTCAGGCAAGAGTGGAAAAGGCGCTGAATGCCATAGAAGGCGTTGAAGCAAAGGTCGATCTGAAAAAAAATAACGCTACAGTCTCTTTGAAAACAGAGGTTTCCGACGAAGTCCTGAAAAATGCTGTGAATGAGGCCGGGTACGAAGCGGTTTCAGTCGAAGAAAAAAAGAGTCTGTTCGGTAAATAA
- a CDS encoding metal-sensing transcriptional repressor: MKADKEKITRLLKTARGQLDGLLKMVEEDRYCIDISNQLMATQAILKKANIEIIHAHLGSCVKEAFEEGNAEEKIDEILAVMDKLSK, translated from the coding sequence ATGAAAGCAGATAAAGAAAAAATAACCCGGCTGCTGAAAACCGCGCGGGGCCAGCTTGACGGACTTTTAAAGATGGTGGAAGAGGACCGTTACTGCATTGATATTTCCAATCAGCTGATGGCCACACAGGCAATCCTCAAAAAAGCTAATATTGAAATTATTCATGCGCATCTTGGCAGCTGTGTGAAAGAGGCATTTGAAGAGGGCAATGCGGAGGAAAAAATCGATGAAATACTGGCTGTGATGGATAAGCTTTCGAAATAA
- the phnD gene encoding phosphate/phosphite/phosphonate ABC transporter substrate-binding protein: MNFTSKKSVLISAIAILLLQLAGFLFNFHGLTGFLYFAIGSILILFAADALFGKSDGSSQPAAQKSFGKEELGEQLFQVAETMGFDSQQLIWLSKDNMKTFEKLAKISYEIEKFSEQNAASSEEINASINELAGACNNLNSGVIKIEDHSKTSIEMLDKNEQTIRSIGSFILDLTSVIKVASDSNIELQQSSNKINEIVDYIRKISSQTNLLALNAAIEAARAGEAGRGFSVVAGEIRRLAVQTDDAISVIEGVVKNIVDKIQTSNTAMTEIGDKMKNVDGIVSESSQIIQEISSILKDVQNAISGLTDESLTQKNTAAEIEKAVENVATAVQKTHDVSCSAIQMVDVQQKKNETILSFCNKIGETAEMLQKDAMYFKKDDEIIFGVNPFVEPDRIRKTYVPILERVCSSVGLKCRTLIVRSYDALSESVDKGIIDIGWFSPFAYVSAHEICGANVLVTPKVQGRCSYNGYIVARKDGRVHSINDLKGKSFAYVDEKSASGYLYARDMMKQNHMDPDSMFEKVVFLGNHNNVVNAVLAGEVDAGATYDEVYNQARTDGLFTDQLIIVARTEEIPKDALAARKDMSAALMEKLSAAFVEFNDYKGIDTTVQGFVKNEDKAYDIIRRLNH; encoded by the coding sequence ATGAATTTTACATCTAAGAAGTCTGTCCTAATTTCTGCAATCGCAATCCTTCTTCTTCAGCTAGCCGGGTTTCTGTTCAATTTCCACGGGCTGACCGGTTTTCTCTATTTTGCAATCGGGAGCATTCTGATTCTGTTTGCTGCCGATGCCCTGTTTGGAAAGTCTGACGGCAGTTCACAGCCCGCCGCTCAAAAATCATTTGGGAAGGAAGAACTGGGCGAGCAGCTGTTTCAAGTTGCGGAAACCATGGGATTTGACTCCCAGCAACTGATTTGGCTTTCAAAAGACAATATGAAAACTTTTGAAAAACTTGCGAAAATTTCTTATGAGATTGAGAAGTTCAGCGAACAGAATGCAGCCAGTTCGGAAGAAATTAATGCCAGCATTAATGAACTTGCCGGAGCGTGCAACAATTTGAATTCCGGCGTCATAAAAATTGAAGATCATTCAAAAACCTCAATAGAGATGCTGGATAAAAATGAGCAGACCATCAGAAGCATCGGCAGCTTTATCCTTGATCTTACGTCGGTTATTAAAGTTGCCTCCGACAGTAATATCGAGCTTCAGCAGTCCTCCAACAAGATTAATGAAATTGTCGATTATATCAGAAAAATTTCAAGCCAGACCAATCTTCTGGCTTTAAATGCCGCAATAGAAGCCGCGAGGGCGGGGGAAGCCGGCAGGGGCTTTTCTGTTGTCGCCGGCGAAATCAGAAGACTTGCCGTACAGACGGATGATGCGATTTCCGTCATTGAAGGCGTGGTAAAAAATATTGTCGATAAGATACAAACGTCCAACACGGCTATGACCGAAATCGGCGATAAAATGAAAAATGTTGACGGCATTGTAAGCGAGTCTTCACAGATTATTCAGGAAATCAGCTCCATTCTGAAGGATGTTCAGAATGCCATATCGGGATTGACCGATGAATCGCTTACGCAAAAAAATACGGCGGCAGAAATTGAAAAGGCTGTAGAAAATGTCGCAACAGCGGTACAGAAAACCCATGATGTCTCTTGCTCTGCCATACAAATGGTGGATGTGCAGCAAAAGAAAAATGAAACGATTCTTTCCTTCTGCAACAAAATCGGTGAGACGGCCGAAATGCTGCAAAAAGACGCAATGTATTTTAAAAAGGACGATGAAATTATATTTGGCGTGAATCCTTTTGTCGAGCCTGACCGCATCAGAAAGACCTATGTGCCGATTCTGGAGCGTGTATGCTCCAGCGTTGGGCTGAAATGCCGCACCCTGATTGTTAGGAGTTATGATGCGCTGAGTGAAAGTGTAGATAAGGGAATTATTGATATCGGATGGTTTTCACCGTTTGCGTATGTCAGCGCGCATGAAATATGCGGAGCGAATGTTCTGGTAACGCCGAAGGTTCAGGGACGCTGTTCTTATAATGGATATATTGTTGCCCGCAAGGACGGCAGAGTCCATTCCATCAATGACTTAAAAGGTAAATCATTTGCATATGTTGATGAGAAAAGCGCGTCAGGCTATTTGTATGCCCGGGACATGATGAAACAGAATCATATGGATCCCGACTCCATGTTTGAAAAGGTTGTGTTTTTAGGCAACCATAACAATGTAGTCAACGCTGTCCTTGCGGGAGAGGTGGACGCGGGCGCAACTTATGACGAGGTTTACAATCAGGCGCGCACCGACGGACTTTTTACAGATCAGCTGATTATTGTTGCCCGTACGGAAGAAATACCGAAGGATGCGCTGGCTGCCAGAAAAGATATGTCTGCGGCGCTCATGGAAAAACTGAGCGCGGCCTTTGTGGAGTTCAATGATTACAAGGGAATTGATACAACTGTTCAAGGTTTTGTTAAAAATGAAGATAAGGCGTACGATATTATCAGACGGCTTAATCATTAA